One genomic window of Erinaceus europaeus chromosome 19, mEriEur2.1, whole genome shotgun sequence includes the following:
- the LOC132534782 gene encoding ribosomal protein eL42-like: TAAHRSLLCTGSRVLGVLVQLLSFLFHFVDKATLKIGNEPKTQRTFCKRCGKHQRHKVAQSMKGKDFLCAQGRRRCDCKQSGYSGQTGPISQEAKTTKKAVLRLTCVEPNCRSKGMLAIKTCKLFELGGGKKRKGGPWA, translated from the coding sequence ACTGCGGCTCACAGGAGCCTGCTTTGTACAGGGAGCAGGGTGCTGGGCGTCCTTGTACAGCTGCTcagttttctgtttcattttgtaGACAAGGCTACCTTGAAGATAGGCAATGAACCTAAAACCCAAAGAACTTTCTGCAAAAGGTGTGGAAAGCATCAGCGTCACAAAGTGGCCCAGTCTATGAAGGGCAAAGATTTCCTGTGTGcccagggaaggaggagatgtgACTGCAAGCAGAGTGGCTACAGTGGGCAGACTGGGCCAATTTCCCAGGAGGCTAAAACCACAAAGAAGGCTGTGCTTAGACTTACGTGTGTTGAGCCCAACTGCAGGTCCAAGGGGATGCTGGCCATTAAAACATGCAAGCTTTTCGAACTGGGAGGAGGTAAGAAGAGAAAGGGTGGGCCCTGGGCATGA